A single genomic interval of Scylla paramamosain isolate STU-SP2022 chromosome 4, ASM3559412v1, whole genome shotgun sequence harbors:
- the LOC135100078 gene encoding dnaJ homolog subfamily A member 2-like — MADTRLYEVLGVSRNASDSEIRKNYRRLAKEYHPDKNPAAGDKFKEISFAHEVLTDPQKREIYDRYGLKGLQEGDTGPGADDIFSHFFGGGGPFGGLFGGFGGGGLRHGPRRGPKKGENTVHRLKVSLEDLYNGKVSKLQLSKNTICTACGGEGGPPGALHPCQTCNGRGIKVTITQLGPGMVQQMQSRCPACDGEGEVINERDRCQACLGRKVVQQTKLLEVQVDKGMRDEQRITFHGEGDQMPGVEPGDVIIVLQEKPHDVFQRSGTDLMMKKTVTLTEALCGFTTVVDHLDGRKIVVNHPPGSVLVPGCVRGIVGEGMPIYKNPFEKGDLYIRIEVDFPENYFAPEGKLKELEALLGGRPPAEEIPADAEEVNMSEYDGNGGPGSHRGQCYDEDDDHPHMGGQHVQCAHQ; from the exons ATGGCAGACACCAGGCTTTACGAGGTGTTGGGCGTCTCCAGAAACGCTTCAGACTCAGAAATACGCAAA AATTACCGCAGGCTTGCCAAAGAATATCATCCAGACAAGAACCCAGCAGCAGGAGACAAATTCAAGGAAATCTCCTTTGCCCATGAGGTTTTGACTGACCCACAGAAGCGTGAAATTTATGACCGTTATGGCCTCAAAGGTTTGCAG GAAGGAGATACTGGCCCAGGAGCTGACGACATCTTCAGCCACTTCTTTGGTGGTGGAGGGCCTTTTGGGGGCCTGTTTGGAGGCTTTGGAGGTGGAGGCTTGCGTCATGGGCCAAGAAGGGGaccaaagaaaggagagaatacaGTGCACAGGCTGAA AGTATCTTTAGAAGATTTGTACAATGGCAAAGTGTCAAAATTGCAGCTCTCCAAAAATACAATCTGCACTGCTTGTGGAGG TGAGGGTGGGCCACCAGGGGCACTTCATCCTTGCCAGACCTGCAACGGCCGAGGCATCAAGGTCACAATAACTCAGCTAGGTCCTGGCATGGTGCAGCAGATGCAGAGTCGGTGTCCAGCTTGTGACGGTGAAG GTGAGGTTATAAACGAACGTGACCGTTGCCAGGCATGTCTTGGCAGGAAAGTGGTACAACAGACAAAGCTGTTGGAAGTGCAGGTGGATAAGGGGATGAGGGATGAGCAGCGCATCACCTTCCATGGGGAGGGAGACCAGATGCCTGGGGTGGAACCAGGTGATGTCATTATTGTACTCCAG GAGAAACCACATGACGTATTTCAACGAAGTGGAACTGACCTCATGATGAAGAAGACTGTCACATTAACCGAGGCACTGTGTGGATTCACTACTGTTGTGGACCATCTAGACGGCAGAAAAATAGTAGTCAACCATCCACCTGGCTCAGTATTAGTTCCAG GATGTGTACGTGGCATTGTTGGCGAGGGCATGCCAATTTACAAGAATCCATTTGAGAAAGGAGATCTCTATATTCGCATAGAAGTAGATTTCCCTGAAAACTACTTTGCCCCTGAAGGAAAGTTGAAA GAACTGGAAGCTCTCTTGGGGGGACGTCCACCTGCAGAAGAAATCCCAGCTGATGCTGAGGAAGTGAATATGTCAGAATATGATGGTAATGGAGGGCCAGGCAGTCATCGGGGACAGTGCtacgatgaagatgatgatcACCCACACATGGGAGGCCAGCATGTACAGTGTGCACACCAGTAG